From Hydractinia symbiolongicarpus strain clone_291-10 chromosome 11, HSymV2.1, whole genome shotgun sequence, the proteins below share one genomic window:
- the LOC130613373 gene encoding nitric oxide synthase, brain-like has product MVANEEVKSNAPTNEGHTVAMETKEEVEDSAPTNEGQTAARETQGRCPFKPIVLNNITDGNRTVDTLHKEAYATFCTAERCTGSIMYPVGGESEKKQPPGMLRPKEETKRQAIFFLKQYYASMNSEDSEEHKRRVEKVTSEIEETGTYDMDINELNFGARLAWRNAPRCIGRIQWKKLQLFDCRHVKTPREMFECILQHIKYGTNEGNLRSTITIFPHRSADMLDFRIWNAQLVKYAGYKQEDGSVIGDPASVDLTQIAQQLGWVGKGTPFDVLPLILQANGELPELFEIPEEYIMEVKIKHPTYEKIDDLNLKWYCLPAVANMSLDCGGIEFTAAPFNGWYMATEIGARNFADKDRYNMLKPVAKCIGLDTSNNATLWKDTAVVELTKAVLHSFNAAGVTIADHHATSESFMKHLKDEQALRGGCPADWVWIVPPMSGAATRVFHQEMLNYKLKPFYEYQTDPWKYFPITAADGQRKKKTFKGVAEAVIFTSKLFMKTLAKRNKVTILYATETGKSEEYATMLNELFLHAFDSKVICMEDYDFANIYNEKCVLIVASTFGNGEAPDNGQAFEQKLRKLVYPERIHKPLYRTMSSSSTFTETPKTDLENLKFSVFALGSRAYPQFCAFGKQLNKYIRHLGAEEMYYLGEGDELNGQEESFRIWARNCFQSACDVFCVKNAKISASSMAIWKSVADWQEGSHRIIKAEKEDKTVDLCKGLSKVHRRKVTLSKVMAVENLQSEESGRVTDFVQLNTKESDGIVYQPGDHLCVYPSNNAIMVKELLDYIKTEHDIDQPIFVQRITEDDKWVPVAVLPTPCTLRQMFTHYLDINTPPSVKFLSLLADMCQNEDEKIQLTELVKVNELYEDWKYKKYPNVLEVLKKFSSAKPDITMLISQLPILKPRFYSISSSPNLHPGEIHLTVALVNYRVDAKTEHFGVCSSWLHSLVEDDTVPCHIRPAPKFHLPEKENVPVIMIGPGTGIAPFRSFWEERVYQISKNPELKSNMHLYFGCRNSKLDNIYCAERKKAYSTGVFKTSLTAFSREDNKPKVYVQDLIRANSDEILYLIIQYGGHVYVCGDVKMAASVNKALIELIEEFGAFTDEEATYIVDTMKRDGRYHEDIFGVFKHKEVTTKVREAVKRKRNASMRGSMNFGVPTFM; this is encoded by the exons atggtggcAAACGAAGAAGTGAAAAGCAATGCTCCAACAAACGAGGGTCACACAGTTGCAATGGAGACAAAGGAGGAGGTGGAAGACAGTGCTCCAACAAACGAAGGTCAAACAGCTGCAAGGGAGACCCAAGGGAGGTGTCCATTCAAGCCGATAGTGTTAAACAATATCACAGATGGGAACAGAACAGTCGATACACTTCACAAAGAAGCATAC GCAACTTTTTGCACGGCGGAGAGATGTACAGGTTCCATTATGTACCCAGTTGGTGGCGAATCAGAGAAGAAACAACCCCCCGGCATGCTAAGACCTAAAGAGGAAACAAAGCGACAagccatttttttcttaaaacaatATTATGCTTCCATGAACAG tgaAGATAGTGAAGAACACAAGAGGAGAGTTGAAAAGGTTACATCTGAAATTGAAGAAACTGGTACCTATGATATGGATATAAACGAACTGAATTTTGGTGCTCGTTTGGCATGGAGAAATGCACCTCGTTGCATTGGAAGAATACAATGGAAAAAACTACAA CTTTTTGATTGTCGGCATGTGAAAACACCGCGAGAAATGTTTGAATGTATCCTGCAACACATCAAGTATGGGACAAATGAGGGGAACTTAAG GTCTACTATTACCATCTTCCCTCATCGTTCTGCTGACATGCTTGACTTCCGGATTTGGAATGCCCAGCTTGTAAAATATGCTGGTTATAAGCAAGAAGATGGTTCAGTGATTGGAGACCCAGCCAGTGTGGATCTAACGCAG aTTGCTCAACAACTTGGTTGGGTTGGTAAAGGAACACCATTTGATGTACTGCCATTAATTTTACAAGCTAATGGGGAACTTCCTGAACTGTTTGAAATCCCTGAAGAATATATCATGGAAGTAAAGATCAAGCATCCGAC ATATGAAAAAATTGATGATCTGAATCTGAAATGGTATTGTCTACCGGCTGTTGCAAACATGTCGTTGGACTGTGGTGGCATAGAATTTACTGCGGCACCGTTTAACGGATG GTATATGGCAACAGAAATTGGCGCTAGAAATTTCGCTGACAAAGACCGTTACAACATGCTTAAA cCGGTAGCAAAATGTATTGGTCTGGATACATCAAACAACGCAACTCTTTGGAAAGACACTGCTGTGGTAGAATTAACCAAAGCTGTCCTGCATAGTTTCAAC GCAGCAGGTGTGACCATAGCTGACCACCATGCAACTTCTGAATCTTTTATGAAGCATTTAAAGGATGAA caAGCGTTACGAGGTGGATGTCCTGCAGATTGGGTGTGGATTGTGCCACCGATGTCTGGTGCGGCGACAAGGGTGTTCCATCAG GAAATGTTGAATTATAAACTAAAACCGTTTTACGAGTATCAGACCGACCCTTGGAAGTATTTTCCAATTACAGCAGCTGATggacaaagaaaaaagaaaacattcaaaGGAGTTGCTGA AGCTGTAATATTCACAAGTAAATTGTTCATGAAGACATTGGCGAAGCGCAACAAAGTAACCATCTTATACGCCACGGAAACTGGCAAATCAGAAGAATATGCAACAATGCTGAATGAGTTGTTTTTGCATGCTTTTGATTCGAAAGTAATTTGTATGGAGGATTACGATTTCGCAAATATTTATAACGAAAAGTGTGTCTTGATCGTGGCAAGCACCTTTGGTAATGGAGAAGCACCAGATAACGGACAG GCATTTGAACAAAAGCTGAGAAAACTTGTGTACCCAGAGCG CATTCACAAACCACTGTACAGAACAATGTCATCATCATCAACTTTCACAGAAACACCCAAAACCGACCTGGAAAATCTAAA aTTTTCAGTATTTGCACTGGGATCCAGAGCTTATCCACAGTTCTGTGCATTTGGAAAGCagttaaataaatatatcaGGCACCTTGGTGCTGAGGAAATGTATTACCTTGGTGAAGGAGACGAGTTGAATGGACAAGAAGAATCCTTTAGGATTTGGGCCCGAAACTGTTTTCAG tCAGCCTGTGATGTTTTCTGcgtcaaaaatgcaaaaatctCTGCATCTTCAATGGCAATTTGGAAATCCGTTGCTGATTGGCAAGAAGGATCTCATAGAATAATAAAAGCCGAAAAGGAAGATAAAACAGTTGATCTTTGCAAAG GTCTTTCTAAAGTGCATCGGCGCAAGGTAACATTATCAAAAGTTATGGCTGTCGAAAATTTGCAATCAGAAGAGTCAGG ACGCGTTACTGATTTCGTGCAACTGAACACTAAAGAGTCAGATGGGATAGTTTACCAACCTGGAGACCATTTATGCGTCTATCCATCAAACAATGCAATTATGGTTAAAGAACTTTTGGATTATATAAAAACTGAGCATGATATTGATCAACCAATCTTTGTGCAGCGTATTACTGAAG ATGACAAGTGGGTGCCTGTAGCAGTACTCCCGACGCCATGTACCCTCCGTCAAATGTTTACACACTACCTGGATATCAACACACCTCCTTCGGTGAAGTTCCTGTCGCTTTTGGCAGATATGTGTCAAAATGAAGATGAAAAGATACAGTTGACTGAGTTGGTAAAG GTAAATGAGTTGTACGAAGATTGGAAGTACAAAAAATATCCAAATGTTTTGGAAGTTTTAAAGAAGTTTTCTTCAGCAAAACCAGACATCACAATGCTTATCAGTCAACTGCCTATCCTAAAGCCG CGTTTTTATTCAATATCCTCATCTCCAAATCTGCATCCTGGTGAAATCCATCTAACAGTGGCACTTGTGAATTACAGAGTTGATG CGAAGACGGAACATTTTGGCGTTTGCTCATCGTGGTTGCACTCTCTAGTGGAGGATGATACTGTTCCTTGCCATATCAGACC AGCACCAAAATTCCATTTGCCAGAAAAAGAGAACGTTCCCGTCATTATGATTGGTCCTGGTACCGGCATAGCTCCATTCAGATCCTTTTGGGAAGAGCGTGTTTATCAAATCAGTAAAAATCCAGAACTGAAATCCAATATGCATTTATATTTTGGTTGTCGTAATTCGAAGTTAGATAACATTTATTGCGCAGAACGCAAAAAAGCATATTCGACTGGAGTGTTTAAAACGAGTTTGACCGCATTTTCAAGAGAAGACAATAAACCGAAG GTGTACGTGCAAGACTTAATTCGAGCAAATTCTGACGAAATACTTTATTTAATCATCCAATATGGCGGACATGTTTATGTCTGTGGTGATGTAAAGATGGCAGCGAGTGTTAATAAGGCCTTGATTGAACTAATTGAAGAATTTGGGGCATTTACTGACGAAGAAGCAACATATATCGTGGATACTATGAAG AGAGATGGACGTTACCATGAAGATATCTTTGGTGTATTCAAACACAAAGAAGTAACAACAAAAGTGAGAGAAGCAGTTAAAAG GAAAAGAAATGCTTCCATGCGAGGC agcATGAATTTCGGCGTTCCTACGTTTATGTAA